A single window of Pyxicephalus adspersus chromosome 10, UCB_Pads_2.0, whole genome shotgun sequence DNA harbors:
- the LOC140340146 gene encoding dual specificity protein phosphatase 13A-like, with protein sequence MLHNCHIQESPSTAATFIWKPKMRKLCRGPPPVHELEALLDSYKGGTHHVDQVFPNLFLGDVVIAKDKKQLRKMGITHILNVAHDSWECTGDNVDYGPHIQYYGITAEDCPEFDISLFLRPGAKFIHNALSTPGGKVLVHCVMGKSRSATIVIAYLMIYQRFSLADAIRHVSQYRCIAPNRGFLQKLQQLEIDLHYTLWRCYMF encoded by the exons ATGCTACACAACTGTCACATCCAAGAATCTCCTTCTACCGCCGCAACATTTATTTGGAAGCCTAAAATGAGGAAGCTATGCAGAGGCCCCCCTCCCGTCCATGAGCTGGAAGCACTTCTAGATAGCTATAAAGGGGGTACACATCACGTGGACCAAGTCTTTCCAAATCTTTTCCTGGGGGATGT agtcattgcaaaggacaaaaAACAGCTGAGGAAGATGGGCATCACACACATCCTGAACGTAGCCCATGACTCTTGGGAATGCACAGGGGATAATGTCGACTACGGGCCTCATATCCAGTACTATGGAATCACTGCAGAAGATTGTCCAGAGTTCGATATTAGTCTATTCCTGCGTCCAGGAGCAAAGTTTATTCACAATGCTCTGAGTACACCTGGGG GAAAAGTACTTGTGCACTGTGTCATGGGTAAAAGCCGTTCAGCTACAATTGTCATTGCCTACCTAATGATTTACCAGCGCTTCTCCCTGGCAGATGCCATTCGCCATGTTTCTCAGTACCGATGTATCGCTCCTAATCGTGGATTCCTTCAGAAGCTGCAACAACTGGAGATAGACCTACACTACACACTTTGGAGATGCTACATGTTTTGA
- the LOC140340148 gene encoding dual specificity protein phosphatase 13A-like translates to MAEEKETVVPKEEESQTDVCTTIRELQTLLDSKHPFPHHVDEVWPNLYLADLCFANNRYELWKLGITHVLNAAHGGMHSDGSPEFYGASITYHGVPANDLPDFDISQYFYSASEFIHKALNTPGARLLVHCVVGISRSASLVLAYLMIHHHLSLIQAIQKVQENRWIFPNAGFLQQLLHLDKELQQAKNNQIQSPS, encoded by the exons ATGGCTGAAGAAAAAGAGACAGTGGTGCCTAAAGAAGAGGAATCTCAAACAGATGTGTGTACCACAATACGAGAGCTGCAAACACTCTTGGATAGTAAACATCCATTTCCTCATCACGTGGATGAAGTGTGGCCCAACTTATACTTGGCAGACCT TTGCTTTGCTAATAACCGATATGAGTTGTGGAAATTGGGAATTACACATGTCCTAAATGCTGCTCATGGGGGAATGcattctgatggcagccctgaaTTTTATGGTGCCAGTATAACATATCATGGGGTACCGGCCAACGATCTGCCAGACTTTGACATCAGTCAGTATTTCTATTCTGCTTCAGAATTTATTCACAAAGCGCTGAACACCCCTGGAG CCAGGCTTCTGGTACATTGTGTTGTTGGTATCAGCAGATCAGCCTCTTTGGTTCTTGCCTACCTAATGATTCACCATCACCTTTCGTTAATACAAGCCATACAGAAAGTACAAGAGAATCGCTGGATCTTCCCAAATGCAGGTTTCCTTCAACAGCTATTACACCTGGATAAAGAACTGCAGCAGGCTAAGAATAATCAAATTCAGAGTCCAAGTTAG